One window of the Microtus ochrogaster isolate Prairie Vole_2 chromosome 10, MicOch1.0, whole genome shotgun sequence genome contains the following:
- the Paqr7 gene encoding membrane progestin receptor alpha gives MAMAVAQKFSHLLSSLWHMGQKPLQPEPVFTVDRAEVPPLFWKPYIYAGYRPLHQTWCFYFRTLFQRHNEAVNVWTHLLAALALLLRLVMLVRSADFWEDPHARPLFIIVLASFTYLSFSAVAHLLQAKSEFWHYSFFFLDYVGVAVYQFGSALVHFYYAIEPTWHAQVQAIFLPMAAFLAWLSCAGSCYNKYSQKPGMLGRIFQEVPSALAYALDISPVVHRIIVSSLPAEEDPALLYHKCQVVFFLLAAAFFSTVMPESWFPGSCHIFGQGHQVFHVFLVLCTLAQLEAVTLDYQARRPIYEPLHARWPHNFSGLFLLTAGSSVLTALLLSQLVRHKLHQKTK, from the coding sequence TGGACCGGGCTGAGGTGCCGCCTCTCTTCTGGAAGCCGTACATCTACGCTGGCTACCGACCGCTGCATCAGACCTGGTGTTTCTACTTCCGCACACTCTTCCAGCGGCACAACGAGGCTGTGAACGTGTGGACCCACCTGCTGGCGGCGCTGGCGCTGCTGCTGCGCCTGGTCATGCTGGTGCGGAGTGCGGACTTCTGGGAAGACCCGCACGCCCGGCCCCTCTTCATCATCGTCCTGGCCTCCTTCACTTACCTCTCCTTCAGCGCCGTGGCGCACCTCCTGCAGGCCAAGTCGGAGTTTTGGCACTACAGCTTCTTCTTCCTGGACTACGTGGGCGTAGCCGTGTACCAGTTTGGCAGTGCCCTGGTTCACTTCTACTATGCCATCGAGCCCACCTGGCATGCCCAGGTACAGGCCATCTTTCTGCCCATGGCTGCCTTCTTGGCCTGGCTTTCCTGTGCGGGCTCCTGCTACAACAAGTACAGCCAGAAACCAGGCATGCTGGGCCGCATTTTCCAGGAGGTGCCGTCAGCGCTGGCCTATGCGCTGGACATCAGCCCCGTGGTGCACCGCATCATAGTGTCCTCTCTCCCTGCCGAGGAGGACCCCGCACTTCTCTATCACAAGTGCCaggtggttttctttcttctggccGCTGCGTTTTTCTCCACTGTCATGCCCGAGAGTTGGTTCCCCGGCAGCTGCCACATCTTTGGGCAGGGACACCAagtttttcatgtctttttggtGCTGTGCACACTGGCCCAGCTAGAGGCGGTGACGCTGGACTATCAGGCCCGGAGGCCCATCTATGAGCCTCTGCATGCCCGTTGGCCCCACAACTTCTCGGGCCTCTTCCTGCTCACCGCGGGGAGCAGCGTTCTCACAGCCCTGCTCCTCAGCCAGCTGGTGCGGCACAAACTCCATCAGAAGACTAAGTGA